cacataaaagtttgcctcatcactgaacaaaatgttctgtgtaaactgagggtcctgttccaatttttgttttgcccattctgcaaattcagtgcgccgatctgggtcatcctcgttgagatgctgcagcagctggagtttgtaagagtgccatttgtgagtagctaatatccgccgaagggatgttcgactgatgccactctccagtgacatgcggcgagtgctacgctgtgggctcttgctgaatgaagctaggacagccactgatgtttcttcattagtgacagttttcatgcgtccacattttggcaaatccaacactgaaccagtttcacgaaacttggcaagcagtttgctaactgtagcatgggagatgggtggtctcgtagggtgtcttgcattgaaatctgctgcaatgacccgggtactgcattcaccagacatcaacacaatttctatccgctcctcacgtgttaacctttgcgacatgtcaatggctgtaaacaaagagaagcttgtaaataactcatgaaagaataaagttacgttaaaaccaagcacaccattgagATGTGTCACAtgtcttcccattgaaaaaactaaagttggatccaaaatggccgacttcaaaatggccgccatggtcaccacccatcttgaaaagtttcccccctcccatatactaatgtgccacaaacaggaagttaatatcaccaaccattcccattttatttaggtgtatccatataaatggcccaccctgtagtcTTTTTATCAGGTACACGCACCAAACAGGTGCATTTTGCAGGTATACCATTACTCACTGTTGCTTATCTGTTTTTATGCACTATTTGTCTGCACTACCCACCCATCAGCCATGTTTACTGTAGGACTCTTTAGGTTTTGTCCTGCCTCTTGTCCATAGAATTCAATAGAAATTCTTTCTATAAATGTACAAATGTCAGCTTAGATTTTGCCATATTTTTCATTATGGCAGAGGATATTTTGCACATGGGTAGATACAATAAATAGTTcttgtattttgtttaaaatgttttaaaaacacagtGCAACTTTTTTACCATTAGGCAATTTTGCGGGATCGTTTACAGTTGTTTTACAGAGTGTTTGACCTCACCTACTTCTGCCTGCCCCTGACTTAAGACAGGCCTCTAGAACAGTGTTAACCCGCCGCACTTTACAGTAATGCTGCTTTGCCTAATACATATCACTGAACACACTTTACCTGTGttactgctgtgctgagaaagacccaccacccaaatcatGTCTTATCAGTGGTTGtatgttaattaatttaaaaactgAAATAGCATAACAATAGTATTTTTCTCAAAGAAAAATTGCACCTATGATAGCATTAACTGATACTCAGTGAGCATAGGTCCAATGTACTGTAGGTGTAACTAATAAAATGACAATTTTACATATTGTAATTGATAAATTGCTTAAAATGGTACTTCCACAAGCAAAAAAAATGGCCACAGCTATAAATGTTGTGAACCTATGTcctttgtaaataaatataagatgTTATATAAGGTGACTTAAAGCTCATACTGAGGGTGCCTTATTAAACCCAAAGCTTGGGTTAGTACCATTAGTGCaaatgtataatatttttaaatcttttgcaACACAGGGAGCAGGTACAGATGATAAAATTCTGATTGAGATTCTGGCATCAAGGACACCTGAGCAGCTGAAAGAGATAATAAAGATATACAAAAAAGGTATGTTTTTCTATTCCTGAGAAGAATCATTGGCTAGTCCTGTTACGTCTACAGCTCTGATTCAATTTAGATAAGATTTTGCTGTGTACAGTTAATAGACCTGATCAAtagatacacacataaacagcaACATGTTTTAATGCCATATATTACCTTTTAGATAATAGACTTAAGGCATGAACACATCCTAAGATGCAGGAGGTGCAATGCATTGGGTGTCTGCTATTTTGAAGAAGCTACAGTGTCATATATCAATCATAAGCACCAGACACAAGTGTGTTATCTGAGCCAGATACTAGAGAAGGAAAGCCATTCCTTATACACTAATGGAATAAATGACAGAGAGCACTTTTTCCATTTTGGCCTGTCTGGATCCATTAAGCCATTGTTGAAAGCCGTTAAAGTCATTGTCTGAGCTAATAGTCATTAATCATTTGTTGTTTTCTCATGTTGCTAATTTAGAGCATGGAAGCAAATTGGAGAAAGACATCATGGGAGACACATCTGGACATTACCAGAGGATGTTCGTTATTCTTCTACAGGTATACAATGTGttgtttttacatcagtattCATAGAAGTAGCCTTTCCAAAGGCTTCAGCTTGTGTTAAAGAAGTTTGTGGTGAATTTTGAGTTCTACTCTAATTAATTGTCATTTTCTAACTGACAGTGCTACAGTAGCCTTCATAATTTGCAGATATTTactacatatataatatatagatataatCCACTTACACTTACAGTACAATGTTTTCTGTGCCACTAAatgacacatacacacccacccCCCAATTCTAACAACTAGAAAGGTGTTCCTGACATTTCTAAAAAGTTAATTAACTGTAATCCTagaaaatctttttttcttagACTGTCTTATTTACTCTCTGGTGGATACAAAAAGTCTAATAAACTGGCTATGTCATTTTAGAAAagtttgtaataaataaaaggttaGGTATTATTGGAGGTAAAAGTTAATTATGCATTGGGACCTTACAACTGAAAGGACCTTACAACTTGTAAGCAACCATGGGAGTATGTAATCAGAGCtctatttgttatatatatttaattctaatttaatatatttaatatttaaatcttaAGTAAATAACTGAGAACtccattaaatacattatttaataacCTTAATTCTCACTTATTTTTACCTGTAAGCTAGTTTACAAGAGTCTGATTAGTTTACTGAAAGGTAGGTAGCCATCAAGAATGCAAGAAGGGCAGAGTGGCATTTTTAATTCTACAAATAGGTgataatttaaagaaaaaacgATTTTGCTGGCATGGTTTGGAACCGTATTTCTTGGATGGCTCACCCACCATTTGTTTTTACCTGTCTGTAAATTCAGATTTTATGTGAAACCATACAGATATTTGTAGATTTGTAATGGgtaatattaaatgtttatggGCACAAAACAATCACAGTATTAAGGTGAGCAGTTTTCTTAAGCTATGAAGAAAGGTACATAGACAGAAACTAAAACAACATCCCAAAAATTGAAAGGAAACACAGAGCTAAAGATCACAGGTATGACTTAACTAAGCTGTGAAAACTAGAAGAGGGGTGCAGCCATGATCTCACCACTGTCTCATTAAAGCCGTTCTCAGGGTGAATGAAGTCTAAGTATTAATTGCATCTAAGATCCACTTGGCTGGTAACTTAATATTAGAGGTTGCTAAATTAAGAATAGCTTGTAAGCTCTGTGTGATGAGAACCTGAAGGCTGATATTGTTCCTTTGTTACACAGCTTCTTGATTTTTAATGTGTTCTGTCTCTGTGTGCAGGCAGAGAGGGAGCAGGGAGTAGATGAAAGCAGAGTGGAGAAAGATGCCAAGGTAAACACACCATGtttatgtttgtattttgttttcaaTCATTGACATGTAGGGTATTATTCTATTCTAAATCCAGACCTCTGAAattctaaatacttttgtgaaaacagttttacaaaatgttaatCACACCTACAGTATGTGATGTATTGTGCACTATGACCTTGTATTCATACCAAAAAGAATTATTTTATGTGGCAAAATTACCTAAATCTATTTAATCTATCTGCTATCAATGTGCTATCATCACTAAAAAACaagataattaattaatatctaACATGAAGCTTCATTGATAAAGATATTGTTGGAGAAGTTGAACTTTTGCTTTGTGTCCTACTATATTCCAGTTTAATGGTCTCAGATGCTCCAGTGCAAATATACACATTATAATTGTTTCTTAAGTAGATCAGCATTGTTTTAAGCATAAAAGGTCATTTGAAATATTAGGGTTGGTTTAACCTGGTATTTTCTAGGTAAAACTGCATACATTAAATGTAGATATAGTAAGCATTTAATTTCTGGTACCAGTACATTTACCGTTAGCAGCAAGGCCCAAAGCACATCTGTTTGATAAACTGTGCTGAAATGGCACCACTGAGTGGCACAAATAACGTTTCTGCCAAATAGCAAACAGAGAGGTAAAGCAAATCTGTACTTTAAAGACTGCTGAATGTATTCGCATCAGGTACATCTTTGTGCAGGGTGTGATGCACCAGCAATTCATATTTTAACCTTTATTAGTTTTACTAATCAACTTCTTTTTTCATAATACTTGACCTAGGCTTAAATCTCACTGCCAGTGCATGATAAATGAAAGGTCAACAGTATATGGACATACTTCTTAATTATCGACCTTGGGTGTTTAAACCACAACCTATTTATTACTataaggtgtaataaataatggtaaaacatacatttcaataaatagtattattattattattattattatcattattatcatcatcatcatcatcatcatcatcctcatcatcatcatcatcatcatcgtcgtcGTCGTTGTTGTAAATATGTCCATTCTGTCTTGCCCCATTAAGGTGACAAAACCCTTAACagcaatattgttttttttattcccaACTCTGTCTATGAATAGAGGTGTGGTAAGCTGAAGGTGAACACACAGACGTTACCTGACTCGTAGGTTTAAGTTTCAGTGTTCTTGCTGATCATGTTTCAGGAGCTGTTTGCTGCTGGTGAGAAGAAGAAGGGTGGCACAGATGAAGAAAAGTTTGTCAATATCCTGGGCAACAGGAGCATTGAGCACCTAATGGAAGGTAACCAACCTTAACTGTACTTTGTAAATATTCACAAATTAAGaacttgatgcctgcaacatactCAAACTCATACTGGACAGGGGCATTGTTACCATTGTTTACCTCACTTttcttattaattacactttgtaATAGTTTGGGAAATAAGAATACAAATCTTGCTGAGTTTTCTGCCCATTCTTACTTGATACAATATTTCATCTGCTCATTAGTCTTTGTAAAGTGTTGTCTGGGAACAGATATGAACTGCAGGCAGCCCATTCAAGCACACTcattctgtgtctacaaagtcaTGCTgttgtgcagaatgaggcctggcattatcTTGCTCAAATAACCATAGACTTCCATGTCCAAGATTTGCCTTTGCGTCAAAGATACTATAACAcacatgcaagtcacccataccATATGTgccagatgttggcttttgttcctttcactgataacagtctggatccttttcatctttgacaCATAAAACCTGACATTTCTGCATGACGGTTTCTTATGCAACGCCATCTGGAAATTCTTTTGTGAtagtattatgattattatgattattattactattattatattttgttctAGTGTTTGAGGCATATAAAAAGATTGCCGGCTGTGACATTGAGGAGAGTATTCGTGGGGAATTCACTGGCAACCTTGAGGCATTACTTTTAGCAGTGGgtaagaattaaaataaataaaagcatataaAAGCATATTTCTGTAAAATTATTGTACTATTTTTGTACTTACTGTAATATTTTAGAAACGGTTTAAAACAGTTTGGATGAGATCAGTTGCCGAGTTCctattgttattgtaaattGGTTTCGTTCATGCAACAGAGAAGCCCTTGCTAGTTGGTGGAAAGTATGAAattatgcattattatttttacccagatgctttgttatttttataaattataacattatatgaATTGCAACAAATTTATCAGAAACAAAGTAGTTTCATGTAATGTCTGTCATTGTAAGATATTTAAATGGATAATTTTCAGTAGaactaaaaataatttttgGTAATACGTACTTTTTGTTTCTCTCTCAGTGAAATGTGTCAGAAGTGTGCCAGGCTATTTTGCCTACAGCCTTCGTGAGTCTATGAGGGTGAGAATGCCAATGAGATTGCACTTTTAGTTATTCACCTAGACTGAGGCATATTCAATTTATAGTCATTTGTTTGAATTGTTTGTTTGAATCTGTTATATAATATTCTGTGCAGCGTGCTGGGACTGATGATGAGAGTCTGATCAGAATCATGATATCCAGGAGTGAGGAGGACATGCTGGACATCAGAGCCCACTACAAGAAGATGTACGGAGAATCACTGCACCGCACTATACAGGTAAGttcaacacacatgcacatacagtgAATTTTGAAGGAATTCAGCCCCATTGCACACACAATTCTGTTgtagatttgtttttaaataaatattattaaagtataaccaaccaatctacacttaatcactcatAATGATGAtcacatagttttaaaaatattaatgcaaaattaaaaactgaaatctcttattTGCATATATTTCAGACTGAAAATTCTGGCCAGGTTTATAatgtttatactttatttatctttaagaAGTGTCTAAAATTGTGGCAAGGCATAGATCAGGGAAAGAATAGAAAATAATACGTAAGGCTTTGGGAGatcccaggaccacagtggcttCAATAATTTGAATGAAGAAGCTTGGCATAAACTTGAGCCTTCATAAAGTTGGCCATATGAGCATCTAGACAAGAAGAGCCTTAGTCAGCAAGGTACAAAAGACCAACTGTCACTCTAAAAGAACTCCAAAGGTCCTGTGCAAGGATGGGAGAACCTGTTGAATGAACAAACATCTCTGCAGCATCTCTCCAGCAATATTCAGCCCTTTATGACAGAGTGGCAAGACAGAAGCCAATGTTGAATAAAAGGCACATGATAGCAGTTGTTGTGATGTGTGATTTGTTGTCGCTGAACATGTATTTTTCTCTGTCTTAGGATGACACTGACGGTGATTATGGAAAGGCCCTGCTTTACCTCTGTGGTGGAGATGATTgaatattttgtttaattatatcaGCTTTTCATTTACTTGTTTATGATTCAGTGAGCACACAGTTGGCATCATTTATCATCACAGATACATAATTAGCCTGGTTGTTAAAGTACTTGGTGTGATTATATATTTACTGATTTCAAAATAAATGGGTTTTTTTCACTCATTACGtgttgcactcgggagtcttatATACCGGTAATAGCATTTTCCTCCAGTAGGGGGCAGAGTTGTATCGACAAAAAATATCATGTCCAGTCCCATGTCCAGACATGCACTGCAGTGTTGAGGAAAATCAATAAACGAAGCATAATGTcaattttttttgaaaatgcAACACGACTTAAAAAACAcaagatttatttaatttatgaattatttaagaatttatttaagGAACAAAGTTAACAACACACATTAATTGTTAGCATAAGGTGCTTTTGACAATGGATTTTAGCTCAAGCTAGAGACATTAGTGCATTTCTTTAGCTGGCTTTGAAACATTCTAAGTTGTGGCTGAGCCCTATAAGAAAAGGACATGCTAGGACAGATAGGTTCATGGAAATTCAGTGTCTTAAGTCCTTCATTTCAGAATAATGGCTCTTACTATGGTGCACTGAAGCCTTAAAAATGAtgtagtatttttatattgtccAGActgaaacattttttaaaaaagatGCTCAGCTCTTCTTAAAAAAACTTGTGTAATCAATCATGGGTGCTTTTATCTTTTTACACTGGTGAAAAATTAAATTATGCTCTTTGTTGTGTTTTACCCAAGTTTtcattatgttatttatttatttattaggattttaacatcacgttttacacactttggttacattcaagacagaaacggtagttactcgttacacaagattcatccgtttacaagtttaatgtcatgaacaattttgtatctccaattcacctcacttgcatgcctttgttctgtgggaggaaaccggagctcccagaggaaacccacacagacacggggagaacatgcaaactccacacagaaaggaccacgaccaccccacctgggaatcgaacccaggaccttcttgctgtgaggtgacagtgctacacactgaacCACCGTACCATGCTGCCCTTTCTGTAtgtaatatgttttgtttaataatttaaaatcttTAGTGTGTCAAATATGTAATAATAGAGGCAAACAGAAGTAGGGAAATTTTTTACacaaccctgtgtgtgtgtgtgtgtgtgtgtgtgtgtgtgtgtgtgtgtgtgtgtgtgtgtgtgtgtgtgtgtgtgtgtgtgtgtgtgtgtgtgtgtgtgtgtgtgtgtgtgtgtgcgtgcgtgcgtgcgtgcgtgcgtgcgtgcgtgcgtgtgtgtgtgtgtgtgtttaaacactTAAATCTTATCACTAAATCCTGTGAATGGTATTTTATAGCTCCAAATCTTCTCACTAAAACCGTGTGACTAAAACTAATCCATCTGCCAATCAGAAAGCAGAGTCGGTGATCAGGCCACATTGGTCCCATggaaaccattaaaaaaaactttacccACCAGGAAGTAAATATTACTGTAGTGCAGTGTTACAAGGATCAGGATTTCATGTGACACCTTTTTTGTACAAGCCTTTATTTGGTTTAAAGGGAGTGAACCTTTtgtaatttaaggattaaaatatacAATGCCACCAAAGATTCTTTAAAAAGAATGGGAAATTTATGTAAGAGTCATTTGGTGTGTGAaggaataaatgatttaattacagaatgaatgatttaaacaatacatttatatctggcTTATCTCAGGTAGAGGCATGCAGCTTTGGcaacaaaataattaataactgCTGTTTACAGCAATCAATCACAATTCACTTAGTCACTAAGTTTATCTCCATTTAAAACTCACCTGCACAGAGCATGTAGAGTTTGTAGTGTAAAGAAAGAACATTTTTCCTAGTTACtcttaatgcaaataaaataaaaaaaacaggaatCGTGTAAAACtatacagaacagaacaacatACATGTATTAATTCAAACTGACCCTAAATAAACACTTACTCCTGATCAGAGTCATACTGGGTCTCTTTGTTACTGATCTAAGTAGTTTGGCATaaatacacctatcagccatgtcattaaaaccacctcctggtttctacacacactgttttatcagctccacttatcatataggagcactttgtagttctacaattacaggaGTTacgatgagtggatcagacacagcagcgctgctggagtttttaaataccgtgtccactcactgtccactctagacactcctacctagttggtccaccttgtagatgtaaagtcagagacgatcgctcatctattgctgctgtttgagttggtcatcttctagaccttcatcagtcatcacaggacgctgtccacggggtgctgttggctgtatattttaggttggtgaactattctcagtccagcagcattgctgtgtctgatccactcataccagcacaacacacactaacacaccaccaccatgtcagtgtcactgcagtgctgagaatgatccaacacccaaataatacctgctctgtagtggtcctgtgggggtcctgaccattaaagaacaggatgaaagcaggcaaaaaaattatgtagagaaacagatggactacagtcagtaattgtagaactacaaagtgcttctatatgataagtggagctgataaaatggacagtgagtgtagaaacaaggaggtggtcataatgttatagctgatcgatgtataCGCCACAGCAAACACCCTGACTATAAAAAATGGTGGTAGGATCATGCTTAAAAGCAGCATTTACAGTTAATCTGGTCAagattaatgtaaaaataactgGTCAATTTAGATCttgcattttattaaaatatttgtgtCCTGAAGAAAATATTTTCATGAAATAAATAGAGGCTAATGCTAACCACTAACTGCAGTTTTTATGACACCTGCCTAACTTTATTGATTAGAAAACTAGAAAAATGTAACATGTGCACTGTGATGTTTAACTTGACCAAATGGGATTGGAAAGCAAATAAAAGATGCAAGGaaactacaaaccccatttccagaaaagttgggacattttgtaaaataaaaaataaaattgcaataaaaagaggaatttgtgatttgttgatttttttgaATCTTCATTTAActaacaaaagtagaaagaaagaattgtcaatgttttcactgattaacttcattgtattttgtaaatataaacacattagcctaggggttaaggtactagactagtaagctcaaggttgctggtttaaaccccaccactgccgggttgccattgttgggcccttgagcaaggtccttaactctcaattacttagactgtatactgtaagacgctttggataaaagtgtttgctaaatgccgaaaattatTCAGTATAACAGCACTCCCTCTCATGTGATATTGCTTAAGTAAGTGATCCTAGTCATTTATGATTTGCTTGGAAATTCTTCAAAGTTTAGTTCACTGGGGTGGCTAAGCTTGATTTTTATTATACTACTAAACAATTCACATACAATTATACAATTCACAATACAACACTGAGGTGTCTAATCTTGATTTTTAATACACTAAATCATTTAATaacaaatatagtaaaataataaaacattaaaatatattgaAAGAAAGAGTAATATTTGGTTGTTACTAgtattaacaataaatacaacaacaaaaacaatactATTACATATCAGGGTGGTCATTTTTTCAAGCACTTAATCAATTGAATGTAAAAAGATATGATGCATCAATAAATATGCTATAAAATTTATTTGCtggtttatttacatgttttgaCTAGTTAGTAAATAGTAATGTTAACTAGATAACTACCTTCAACCATATTGTGCTGCGTGACTGTAAAATAACTGTAGCTAGAACGGAAagatttataaaatgtatattttgacAAATAAAAGTTAAGATAAGAaagtttactgttataatttttttaatggctTTACACAAAAACACTCATTGTGAGTGTTGCCCAGCTACTGA
The nucleotide sequence above comes from Trichomycterus rosablanca isolate fTriRos1 chromosome 8, fTriRos1.hap1, whole genome shotgun sequence. Encoded proteins:
- the anxa5a gene encoding annexin A5a, which gives rise to MDYRGSVKPFVHFNAKQDADILRKAMKGIGTDEDMVLKILTTRSNEQRQAIKAAYKKAHGKDLVKDLKSELGGKLEELIVALMSPPRVYDTDLLHNSLKGAGTDDKILIEILASRTPEQLKEIIKIYKKEHGSKLEKDIMGDTSGHYQRMFVILLQAEREQGVDESRVEKDAKELFAAGEKKKGGTDEEKFVNILGNRSIEHLMEVFEAYKKIAGCDIEESIRGEFTGNLEALLLAVVKCVRSVPGYFAYSLRESMRRAGTDDESLIRIMISRSEEDMLDIRAHYKKMYGESLHRTIQDDTDGDYGKALLYLCGGDD